AACAACGCTCTTCCTCGGTCAGGTCTGAGGCCTGCTTTTGCGATATGATAAAATGATAATCCGCGGCCCGGTCTTCGGTATAATCCAGCAGCTGCTCCAGCAGCCCGGGAACCAGGTTGAAAGACACTTTGACCTCCGGGTATTTCAGGGCGGTGGACAGCATATCATAATAATCCTTCAGTCCATGCAGCCGCACCCAGGGAAGGCGAAAAACCCTGCTATCGGGGATGAGATAGCAGGGTTGATGCATGTGCCATAAGAAGGCTACGTTCAGTTTCGACATGGGATTAAGATGTTAGCCCGGAAGCTGCGCCAATTGTGCCTTTGCCTCTGCGGCGGCCGCAGTGCCGGAATAATCCTTGATAAGCTGTTGATAGGCGGCTTTGGCCTTGTCGTTAAGGTTGCCGGCGGTAAAACAGCGTCCGGCCGATAACAAAGCATTGGTTGCAAGATACTGGTCTTTTGAATATTTTTTTACGATCTCCAGGTATTTTTCTCCGGCCTCGGCCAAACGCCCGGTTTGTTCATAGCAGGCTGCCACTCCGCTTACCGCTGCTGCCGTGATCAGAGGATTGGAACCTCCGGATTTGATGCTTTGTTCATAATATTTAATGGCCTCTTCGTTTTTACGCTGGATAAAATTTATATTGCCCAAATAGACCAGCGCCTCTTTGGCGGACAAACTGGAACCGTGCTTGCTAACTATCTCTTCGTAAGCAGTTTGGGCGTTGGCCATATCGCCGTTAAAATAGGCGGCATGGGCCATGCCTATCATCAGGGCGGCTTCCTTTTCGCTTTTGGCCTGGTTCTGCCCCATTAAAATCAAACCGGCAATTATGACAATGAACGCCGCCGCTACCGCCATGGCTTCGGTGGAATGTTTGCGGACGAAAGTGACCATCTTGATGGCATCGTCGGCGAATTCATCGCGTTTCAATGTGTGTTTGCTGACCTGATGAGACACTTGGCGCTCCTTAAGAATTATTCATTTGTGCTGGTAAAGTTTAATTATATCTGAAACCACCGACACTGTCAAGCCGGTTGCTTCAACCGGTTGCTTCAAAAGGCCGGTTTCTTCAAAAAACCTTTCCATTTATTCACTTAGTTGATAGGCTTCTTAGTTTGACCTCTAAAAAACTGCCGGGAACAGTCATTACACGGTTTGGGATCAGCGCCGGTCAGCCGCAGCGTTGGCGTTGGTGGATGCTCAGAAAATAATCCGTGTAATTTATTGATAGCCCCCATCCATAATAATAAAATTGCATTTAAAAACTCATTCCGACGGATACGGCTTGGATCGTCCCCAATTGTCCCCACGAACGGTAGCCGTATTCCACGGAATAGTCCTGTTTTCCTGCCTGCTTAAAGCAAAGTCCCAAACCTAATTGGGACCGTTCCGGCTTGGTATCGTCTCCGTCATAGCCTAAACGAAGGATCTTTTTATAATTTACGGAAACGGCTCTGGCCCTGATCTGGAACGGCAGACTGGAACTGGATGTTACATAATGCTCTCCCTGCCAGCGCTCTCCGGATTTCAATGTTACCTCCATCCGGTCATTGATTGGGTATACCATCATGGCAAAAGTGCGCCGGGCTTCCAGCGCTTCTAAAATAGAGGCTTTGGTAAGAGTGTCTGCCCAGATCCCGGTTAACGGTATTCTGCCGACAGTATTTGCCCGGTCTCCCAGGTTCGGTCATGGTTGTCCTGATTGGCCGAGGCCCCAACCTGCCAGCCATTGTTAAGAGCCAACAAATAAGCCTTCTCGTAAACATAATCGTTATTCATCACCTCCAGCAAGTCCCTGGTCTGGCTGTAATCCGCATAATAACGAAGATTGTTAAAATTGGGGCAATCGTATGATCCCGGAGTTGGATGATTGAACATGGCCGGACGGTCTAAAGCCGAAATTAACTTATAGGTCTCCAAAAGATCGCCGTAATTATAAGATAAAAGTTTTGGAGCATCGAATATATTGATATGACCGAAGCCGTTGGAACTCCAACGCCCGACCTCCTGCCCGGCTAAAGCCAAAAACTGCCCCGGGGTTGAAAATGTATCGGCTGTTAAACGTAGGTTCTGATACTCGTTAGAACTTATGGAATAATCGGTATAATTATTATGATCGGTCAAAGCCTGAACATCAATCAGGGCACTGTCCCGGGCATAGGCGAAGGCGGTGTCGGGAGTGCTTTCCCCAGATTGCCATAAAAGCATTTAAGCTCCGCCCTGGCTATTCCAAATAGCAAAAATGCTGACGAGAGGATCAGGCCAATTTGTAATGATCGTTTCATTTCGGCCCACATTTGTATGCCAGTCCAATCT
The window above is part of the candidate division TA06 bacterium genome. Proteins encoded here:
- a CDS encoding tetratricopeptide repeat protein codes for the protein MSHQVSKHTLKRDEFADDAIKMVTFVRKHSTEAMAVAAAFIVIIAGLILMGQNQAKSEKEAALMIGMAHAAYFNGDMANAQTAYEEIVSKHGSSLSAKEALVYLGNINFIQRKNEEAIKYYEQSIKSGGSNPLITAAAVSGVAACYEQTGRLAEAGEKYLEIVKKYSKDQYLATNALLSAGRCFTAGNLNDKAKAAYQQLIKDYSGTAAAAEAKAQLAQLPG